In Streptomyces sp. NBC_01381, a genomic segment contains:
- a CDS encoding DUF397 domain-containing protein, producing MAELTWQKSTFSDGAGDNCVYVATTATGTIHLRESDTPETTLTTTPKALAALIRTLTTAN from the coding sequence ATGGCCGAACTCACCTGGCAGAAGTCGACTTTCAGCGATGGGGCAGGCGACAACTGCGTCTACGTCGCCACCACGGCCACGGGGACAATCCACCTCCGCGAAAGCGACACCCCGGAGACCACCCTCACCACGACCCCCAAGGCCCTGGCCGCCCTAATACGCACCCTCACAACAGCCAACTGA
- a CDS encoding DoxX family protein: protein MSTAHLVVTILAAVMTGFSATSVFLRSKWVVEPMADYGVPMSWLPWLGAAKAAGTVGLLVGLFVPVIGIVAGICLIAYFTGAVVTVIRARWYTHIPFPLIYAAPVVGALALGLAA from the coding sequence ATGTCCACTGCCCACCTCGTCGTCACCATCCTCGCCGCCGTCATGACCGGCTTCTCCGCCACCTCCGTCTTCCTCCGCTCGAAGTGGGTCGTCGAGCCGATGGCCGACTACGGAGTCCCGATGTCCTGGCTGCCCTGGCTCGGCGCGGCCAAGGCCGCGGGAACCGTGGGCCTGCTGGTCGGTCTGTTCGTACCGGTCATCGGCATCGTCGCCGGGATCTGCCTGATCGCGTACTTCACGGGAGCCGTCGTCACCGTGATCCGCGCCCGCTGGTACACCCACATCCCCTTCCCCTTGATCTACGCGGCGCCGGTGGTCGGCGCCCTGGCCCTCGGGCTCGCCGCCTGA
- a CDS encoding NACHT domain-containing NTPase — MEPVVRIPTTLAAPLVQRLIRTTPQQQPTAPELIAALATWRGPDAPATPDDVHRTAAEFVQLAAEAHTAPGGELTGIADVLARTLLAVGELDLTDVDAVRLGPQDYARRLRGAVQGADRDLSPDAAWFHDELLVAVCLHVLHHFVRRSPHIQQQMPGRSSRIRQLVDLNDAEAAARQPERSQEDRDFEALYAEEVVRQHGWLTIVGVDLANAPDRWPLEDTYLSLEAEESSGSGVPGEPRTVLLADRALEGHERVLLRGDAGSGKTTLVQWLAVAAAREGARVPFVLPVRRFAREGFPAPDDFLHAIRHPLADRAPEGWVVRTLLAGRAMLLVDGIDEAPEASRGELRGQLRRLLRIFSGNGCLVTSRPSAVEDGWLAQERLAEEGFRELSLAPMSRDQVTRFIHDWHAAALSDEACKEQRDRDELREYEQRLLHSVRIYRELRQLATNPLMCGLICALNRDRSGSLPNGRKELYDAALEMLLQRRDPERDVLYADDVRLQQGPRELLLRKLAHAMVEEGVSELPRDRVVGILDAALPAIPSARAAGDGEKIFRHLLHRTGLLREQAGLSVDFIHRTFQDYLAAKEIVARGQFRTLVDHAHRSEWEEVIRMSAAHARPEECADFLERLLAAAPNLRRPHVNHRRLMAAACLEHVTELDPAVQQLVHDRTKNLVRPTNDLAARSLGWVGPIVLEQLPDPAQVPSDQQALLLAITATRVQDDAAIDYLARLRHRSALSIRAELARPWRHFDTERYAREIIAHLDPVGLYFPVSDTAELAALRQLGGRPWIQVVGVIRTEELLDGLEHEQLTHLWITAELADPDMSWLTGFPNLSVLRVNPRLPRVRNVPEGVTITS, encoded by the coding sequence ATGGAGCCCGTTGTCCGCATTCCCACGACGCTCGCCGCTCCACTCGTTCAACGGCTCATCCGCACCACACCTCAACAGCAGCCCACCGCCCCCGAGTTGATCGCCGCCCTCGCCACCTGGCGAGGGCCCGACGCGCCGGCGACCCCGGACGACGTCCACCGCACGGCCGCCGAGTTCGTCCAGCTCGCCGCCGAGGCGCACACCGCGCCCGGCGGTGAACTCACCGGCATCGCCGACGTGTTGGCCAGGACCCTGCTGGCCGTCGGTGAGCTCGACCTCACCGACGTCGACGCCGTGCGGCTCGGCCCGCAGGACTACGCGCGGCGGCTGCGCGGCGCCGTGCAGGGCGCGGACCGGGACCTGTCCCCCGACGCCGCCTGGTTCCACGACGAGTTGCTCGTGGCCGTCTGCCTGCATGTGCTCCATCACTTCGTACGCCGCTCCCCGCACATCCAGCAGCAGATGCCCGGACGCTCCAGCCGCATACGCCAGCTCGTCGACCTGAACGACGCGGAGGCCGCCGCCCGGCAGCCCGAACGCTCCCAGGAGGACCGGGACTTCGAGGCGCTGTATGCCGAGGAAGTCGTACGGCAGCACGGCTGGCTCACCATCGTCGGCGTCGACCTCGCCAACGCGCCGGACCGCTGGCCCCTGGAGGACACCTACCTCAGCCTGGAGGCCGAGGAGAGCAGCGGCAGCGGAGTGCCGGGCGAGCCGCGGACCGTGCTGCTCGCCGACCGCGCCCTGGAGGGGCACGAGCGCGTGCTCCTTCGCGGTGACGCCGGCTCCGGCAAGACGACCCTCGTGCAGTGGCTCGCGGTCGCCGCGGCCCGCGAAGGCGCCCGGGTGCCGTTCGTACTCCCCGTACGCCGCTTCGCCCGCGAAGGCTTCCCCGCCCCGGACGACTTCCTGCACGCCATCCGCCACCCACTGGCCGACCGCGCCCCGGAGGGCTGGGTCGTCCGTACGCTCCTCGCCGGTCGCGCCATGCTCCTGGTCGACGGCATCGACGAGGCCCCGGAGGCGAGCCGCGGCGAGCTGCGCGGCCAGCTCCGCCGTCTCCTGCGCATCTTCTCCGGCAACGGCTGTCTGGTCACCTCGCGCCCCTCCGCCGTCGAGGACGGGTGGCTGGCCCAGGAACGCCTCGCCGAGGAGGGCTTCCGGGAGCTCTCGCTCGCGCCCATGTCACGCGACCAGGTCACCCGGTTCATCCACGACTGGCACGCGGCCGCGCTGAGCGACGAGGCGTGCAAGGAGCAGCGCGACCGCGACGAGCTGAGGGAGTACGAGCAGCGCCTTCTGCACTCCGTACGCATCTATCGCGAGCTGCGGCAGCTCGCCACCAACCCCCTGATGTGCGGCCTGATCTGCGCCCTCAACCGCGACCGCTCGGGCTCGCTCCCCAACGGCCGCAAGGAGCTGTACGACGCCGCCCTGGAGATGCTCCTCCAGCGCCGCGATCCCGAGCGTGATGTCTTGTACGCCGATGATGTGCGGCTCCAGCAGGGGCCGCGCGAGCTGCTCCTGCGCAAGCTCGCGCACGCGATGGTCGAGGAAGGCGTCTCGGAGCTGCCGCGCGACCGCGTGGTCGGCATCCTGGACGCGGCCCTGCCCGCCATTCCCTCCGCCCGCGCGGCGGGCGACGGCGAGAAGATCTTCCGGCATCTGCTGCACCGCACAGGGCTGCTCCGCGAACAGGCGGGCCTCTCCGTGGACTTCATCCACCGCACCTTCCAGGACTATCTGGCCGCCAAGGAGATCGTGGCCCGCGGGCAGTTCCGTACGCTCGTGGATCACGCGCACCGCTCCGAGTGGGAGGAGGTCATCCGCATGTCCGCCGCCCACGCCCGGCCCGAGGAGTGCGCCGACTTCCTGGAGCGGCTCCTGGCCGCCGCCCCCAACCTGCGCCGCCCGCACGTGAACCACCGGCGCCTGATGGCCGCGGCCTGCCTCGAGCACGTCACCGAGCTCGACCCCGCGGTGCAGCAACTCGTCCACGACCGCACCAAGAACCTCGTACGCCCCACGAACGATCTGGCCGCCCGCAGCCTCGGCTGGGTCGGCCCCATCGTCCTGGAGCAGCTGCCGGACCCCGCGCAGGTGCCGAGCGACCAGCAGGCGCTGCTGCTCGCCATCACGGCGACCCGCGTCCAGGACGACGCCGCGATCGACTATCTCGCCCGCCTCCGGCACCGCTCGGCCCTCTCCATCCGGGCCGAGCTGGCCCGCCCCTGGCGGCACTTCGACACGGAGCGGTACGCGCGCGAGATCATCGCCCATCTGGATCCGGTCGGCCTGTACTTCCCCGTCTCGGACACCGCCGAGCTCGCGGCGCTGCGACAGCTCGGCGGGCGGCCCTGGATCCAGGTGGTCGGCGTCATACGTACCGAAGAGCTCCTGGACGGCCTTGAACACGAGCAGCTCACCCACCTGTGGATCACCGCGGAGCTCGCCGACCCGGACATGTCCTGGCTGACCGGCTTCCCCAACCTGAGCGTGCTCCGGGTCAACCCCCGGCTGCCGCGGGTGCGGAACGTACCGGAGGGCGTGACGATCACGTCGTAG
- a CDS encoding ATP-dependent Clp protease ATP-binding subunit produces MFERFTDRARRVVVLAQEEARMLNHNYIGTEHILLGLIHEGEGVAAKALESLGISLEAVRQQVEEIIGQGQQAPSGHIPFTPRAKKVLELSLREALQLGHNYIGTEHILLGLIREGEGVAAQVLVKLGADLNRVRQQVIQLLSGYQGKETATAGGPAEGTPSTSLVLDQFGRNLTQAARESKLDPVIGREKEIERVMQVLSRRTKNNPVLIGEPGVGKTAVVEGLAQAIVKGEVPETLKDKHLYTLDLGALVAGSRYRGDFEERLKKVLKEIRTRGDIILFIDELHTLVGAGAAEGAIDAASILKPMLARGELQTIGATTLDEYRKHLEKDAALERRFQPIQVAEPSLPHTIEILKGLRDRYEAHHRVSITDEALVQAATLADRYISDRFLPDKAIDLIDEAGSRMRIRRMTAPPDLREFDEKIAGVRRDKESAIDSQDFEKAASLRDKEKQLLAAKAKREKEWKAGDMDVVAEVDGELIAEVLATATGIPVFKLTEEESSRLLRMEDELHKRVIGQKDAIKALSQAIRRTRAGLKDPKRPGGSFIFAGPSGVGKTELSKTLAEFLFGDEDALISLDMSEFSEKHTVSRLFGSPPGYVGYEEGGQLTEKVRRKPFSVVLFDEVEKAHPDIFNSLLQILEDGRLTDSQGRVVDFKNTVIIMTTNLGTRDISKGFNLGFAASGDVKTNYERMKTKVNDELKQHFRPEFLNRVDDTVVFHQLTEEDIIQIVDLMIAKVDERLKDRDMGIELSADAKKLLAKKGYDPVMGARPLRRTIQREVEDILSEKILFGELRPGHIVVVDTEGEGDTAKFTFRGEEKAALPDVPPIEQAAGGGAGPNLSKEA; encoded by the coding sequence ATGTTCGAGAGGTTCACCGACCGCGCGCGGCGGGTTGTCGTCCTGGCTCAGGAAGAAGCCCGGATGCTCAACCACAACTACATCGGCACCGAGCACATCCTCCTGGGCTTGATCCACGAGGGCGAGGGTGTCGCCGCTAAGGCCCTGGAGAGCCTCGGGATTTCGCTCGAGGCGGTCCGCCAGCAGGTGGAGGAGATCATCGGGCAGGGCCAGCAGGCTCCGTCCGGGCACATCCCCTTCACCCCCCGTGCCAAGAAGGTCCTGGAGCTTTCGCTCCGCGAGGCCCTTCAGCTGGGCCACAACTACATCGGCACGGAGCACATCCTGCTCGGCCTGATCCGCGAGGGCGAGGGCGTCGCCGCCCAGGTCCTGGTCAAGCTGGGTGCCGATCTCAACCGGGTGCGGCAGCAGGTCATCCAGCTGCTCTCCGGATACCAGGGCAAGGAGACCGCCACCGCGGGCGGTCCTGCCGAGGGCACGCCCTCCACGTCCCTGGTGCTCGACCAGTTCGGCCGGAACCTCACCCAGGCCGCTCGTGAGTCCAAGCTCGACCCGGTCATCGGGCGCGAGAAGGAGATCGAGCGGGTCATGCAGGTGCTGTCCCGCCGTACGAAGAACAACCCCGTGCTCATCGGCGAGCCCGGCGTCGGCAAGACCGCCGTCGTCGAGGGCCTCGCGCAGGCCATCGTCAAGGGCGAGGTGCCCGAGACCCTCAAGGACAAGCACCTCTACACCCTCGACCTGGGCGCGCTGGTCGCCGGTTCCCGCTACCGCGGTGACTTCGAGGAGCGCCTGAAGAAGGTCCTCAAGGAGATCCGCACCCGCGGCGACATCATCCTGTTCATCGACGAGCTCCACACCCTGGTGGGTGCGGGCGCCGCCGAGGGCGCGATCGACGCGGCTTCGATCCTGAAGCCGATGCTCGCCCGTGGTGAGCTGCAGACCATCGGCGCCACCACGCTCGACGAGTACCGCAAGCACCTGGAGAAGGACGCGGCCCTCGAGCGCCGCTTCCAGCCCATCCAGGTCGCGGAGCCGTCGCTGCCGCACACCATCGAGATCCTCAAGGGTCTGCGCGACCGTTACGAGGCCCACCACAGGGTCTCCATCACGGACGAGGCGCTGGTCCAGGCCGCCACCCTGGCCGACCGGTACATCTCGGACCGCTTCCTGCCGGACAAGGCCATCGACCTGATCGACGAGGCCGGTTCCCGGATGCGCATCCGCCGGATGACCGCGCCGCCGGACCTCCGCGAATTCGACGAGAAGATCGCCGGCGTCCGCCGCGACAAGGAGTCCGCGATCGACTCGCAGGACTTCGAGAAGGCCGCTTCCCTGCGCGACAAGGAGAAGCAGCTCCTGGCCGCGAAGGCCAAGCGCGAGAAGGAATGGAAGGCCGGCGACATGGACGTCGTCGCCGAGGTCGACGGCGAGCTCATCGCCGAGGTCCTCGCCACGGCGACGGGCATTCCGGTCTTCAAGCTCACCGAGGAGGAGTCCTCGCGGCTGCTCCGCATGGAGGACGAGCTCCACAAGCGGGTCATCGGTCAGAAGGACGCCATCAAGGCGCTTTCGCAGGCGATTCGGCGTACGCGCGCCGGTCTGAAGGACCCGAAGCGCCCCGGTGGTTCGTTCATCTTCGCCGGCCCGTCCGGTGTCGGTAAGACGGAGCTTTCCAAGACGCTCGCCGAATTCCTCTTCGGTGACGAGGACGCCCTGATCTCGCTCGACATGTCGGAGTTCAGCGAGAAGCACACGGTCTCGCGTCTCTTCGGTTCGCCGCCCGGATATGTCGGTTACGAAGAGGGCGGTCAGCTGACCGAGAAGGTCCGCCGCAAGCCGTTCTCGGTCGTCCTCTTCGACGAGGTCGAGAAGGCCCACCCGGATATCTTCAACTCGCTCCTGCAGATCCTGGAAGACGGTCGCCTGACCGACTCCCAGGGCCGGGTCGTGGACTTCAAGAACACGGTCATCATCATGACGACCAACCTCGGCACGCGTGACATCTCCAAGGGCTTCAACCTGGGATTCGCCGCGTCGGGTGACGTCAAGACCAACTACGAGCGCATGAAGACCAAGGTCAACGACGAGCTGAAGCAGCACTTCCGCCCGGAGTTCCTGAACCGTGTCGACGACACGGTGGTCTTCCACCAGCTCACCGAGGAAGACATCATCCAGATCGTCGACCTCATGATCGCCAAGGTGGACGAGCGCCTGAAGGACCGCGACATGGGCATCGAGCTCAGCGCGGACGCGAAGAAGCTCCTCGCCAAGAAGGGTTACGACCCGGTCATGGGCGCCCGGCCGCTGCGCCGGACGATCCAGCGCGAGGTCGAGGACATCCTGTCGGAGAAGATCCTCTTCGGCGAGCTCCGCCCCGGCCACATCGTGGTCGTCGACACGGAGGGCGAGGGCGACACCGCCAAGTTCACCTTCCGTGGCGAGGAGAAGGCGGCGCTGCCGGATGTCCCGCCGATCGAGCAGGCCGCCGGCGGCGGTGCTGGGCCGAATCTGAGCAAGGAGGCGTAA
- a CDS encoding SCO3374 family protein, with product MAHLTVPQPRLPYEQSDPVRQWYENELGWATEDRRPGLPVRLLTGLRFDVLELPAEAGFAALRHLGPKAPVALRGETMRLFVAAGSAEELPGLLEWLEWGDIPLELTAVGAGGRTDAPTPPGWSGSRGAAVWLRPPEPGCEVEPTLPALPSLYCVGGGTVPHSDPAVGSGLVRLVDTAATQCHRVRLRRGRRQPLAFS from the coding sequence ATGGCCCACCTCACCGTTCCCCAGCCCCGCCTGCCGTACGAGCAGAGCGATCCGGTGCGTCAGTGGTACGAGAACGAACTCGGCTGGGCGACCGAGGACCGGCGCCCGGGGCTGCCGGTGCGGCTGCTCACGGGGCTGCGCTTCGATGTGCTCGAACTTCCCGCGGAGGCCGGCTTCGCCGCGCTGCGGCATCTCGGGCCGAAGGCTCCGGTGGCACTGCGCGGGGAAACGATGCGGCTCTTCGTGGCCGCGGGGAGCGCCGAGGAACTGCCGGGGCTCCTGGAGTGGCTGGAGTGGGGTGACATCCCGCTGGAGCTCACAGCCGTCGGGGCGGGCGGGCGGACCGATGCGCCCACGCCCCCGGGGTGGTCCGGCTCGCGGGGGGCGGCCGTCTGGCTGCGCCCCCCAGAGCCCGGGTGCGAGGTGGAGCCGACGCTGCCGGCACTGCCGTCCCTGTACTGCGTGGGGGGTGGCACCGTGCCCCACAGCGATCCCGCCGTGGGCTCCGGTCTCGTACGACTTGTGGACACGGCGGCAACGCAGTGCCACCGGGTCCGTCTGCGACGGGGCCGTCGTCAGCCGTTGGCCTTCTCGTAG
- a CDS encoding Lsr2 family protein, translating to MAQKVQVLLVDDLDGGEADETVTFALDGKSYEIDLTTANADKLRGLLEPYLKGGRRTGGRGSAGRGKARAAAASGGQDTAAIRAWAKDNGFEVNDRGRVPASIREAYEKANG from the coding sequence GTGGCACAGAAGGTTCAGGTCCTTCTTGTCGATGACCTCGACGGTGGCGAGGCGGACGAGACGGTGACGTTCGCGCTGGACGGCAAGTCGTACGAGATTGACCTCACCACTGCGAACGCGGACAAGCTCCGCGGTCTTCTTGAGCCGTACCTCAAGGGTGGTCGTCGTACCGGTGGCCGTGGTTCCGCGGGGCGTGGCAAGGCTCGTGCCGCCGCCGCGAGCGGTGGTCAGGACACCGCGGCCATTCGCGCCTGGGCAAAGGACAACGGTTTCGAGGTCAACGACCGCGGCCGCGTCCCCGCGTCCATCCGCGAGGCCTACGAGAAGGCCAACGGCTGA